The segment ACAAGACCGTCATAAGTTTGGACTGATACTTGATTTTCCAATTGGTGAGAATATGGTCCTGCAAACGTACTATCAGGAACCATTTTCCAAAAATAGTGTACTTAATTATAAAAATATAGATAAAAAAGCAAGCAAGCTTGTTGAAGAATATGATATTCGGACACCAAGTACATATACACCTGCCAGGTCTCTATCAGGCGGTAATCAACAAAAGGCGATTATTGGTCGTGAAATAGATCGCTCACCTGATTTATTAATTGCTTCACAACCAACAAGAGGATTGGATGTTGGAGCCATCGAATTTATTCATAAAAAACTGATTGAAGAACGAGATAAAGGTAGAGCTATTTTATTAGTCTCTTTCGAGTTAGATGAGATATTGGATGTAAGTGATCGTATCGCAGTGGTTTTTGATGGGAAAATTGTGGCTGATCTGAAACCGGAGGAAACAAATGAGCGGGAGTTAGGATTATTAATGGCCGGAAGTAAGAAGGAAAAGGCGGGTGGGGACTGATGACGTCCAATAAAATGTTTAACATACTCGTTCCGCTTATTTCTGTATTTATTGGTCTTTTTGCTGGCGCTATTATCATGCTTATCTTCGGTTATAATCCGATTGATGGTTATGTAGCGTTATGGCAAGGCGCCTTTGGGGACCTGTACTTTATTGGAGAAACAGTCCGACAAGTAACACCACTACTATTAACTGGTCTTGCCGTAGCGTTTGCCTTTCGAGCAGGGTTATTTAATATTGGTGCAGAAGGACAAGTGATTGTCGGGTGGCTGGCAGCGGTTTGGATTGGCATCTCTATGGACGCACCAATCTATATTCACTTACCAATAGCTATAATTGCTGCAGCACTTGCAGGTGCCCTTTGGGGGTTTATACCTGGGCTCCTGAAAGCAAGCTTAGGCGTACATGAGGTTATTGTAACTATTATGTTGAATTATGTAGCATTGTATAGTTCAAATGCTATCGTAAGAAGTGTGCTATCGGATAATGAGGATAAAACAGAGAATGTTGCTGCTTCTGCTTCACTCGCATCGGAATGGCTGCAAGGATTAACGTATTTTTCACGTATACATTACGGGATTTTGATTGCTTTACTTATAGCGATATTGATGTGGTTTATTATTGAAAGGACGACAATCGGGTACGAACTTAAATCTGTTGGCTTTAACCAACATGCATCAAAATATGCTGGTATGAGTGTTAAAAGAAATATTATACTTGCTATGGTTATTTCGGGAGCTTTTGCTGGGTTAGCAGGTTCTATGGAAGGTTTGGGAACGTTTCAACATATAACTGTCCAAAATGGTTTTACAAACTTAGGATTTGATGGGATAGCTGTTGCTTTGTTAGGGGCAAATACCGCTATAGGTGTGGTCCTGGCAGCTTTTTTATTTGGCGCACTAAAGGTTGGTGCTTTAAACATGCCAACAGAAGCTGGGGTACCTACTGAATTAGTAGATATCATCATTGCGCTAATTATTTTCTCTATTGCATCAAGTTATATTATTCGCCTGCTTATACTTCGCTTTAAAAAGGAGGGAAAATAAATGGGATTCGTTGAGCTATTACAATCGATTATTCCACCAGCACTTTTCTTTTCAGCCCCTCTGATATTTACGGCACTAGGAGGCGTATTTAGTGAAAGATCCGGCGTAGTAAACATTGGTTTAGAAGGTTTAATGGTAATGGGAGCCTTTGTGGGGATTGTATTTAACCTAACATTTGCTGACGTTTTTGGTGTTTGGACACCATGGATATCCATTATTATTGCGACAATTATTTCTGCGATATTTTCAATTATCCATGCGGTTGCTTCTGTTTCCTTCAGGGCAAATCAAGTAGTTAGCGGTGTAGCAATAAACTTTTTAGCATTAGGTTTAGGTGTATTCTTGACAAAGCAATGGTTTGGAAAAGGACAGACGGATATGGTCTCCCAACCATTTTATACGACAGATATCCCTATATTGGCTAATATCCCAATCATAGGCCCCATATTGTTCCAAAATATATATGTATCATCCTATCTTGCAATTATACTCGCATTTGTGGCATGGTTTATACTTTATAAGACTCCATTTGGCTTACGTTTACGTGCTGTCGG is part of the Virgibacillus sp. NKC19-16 genome and harbors:
- a CDS encoding ABC transporter permease, producing MTSNKMFNILVPLISVFIGLFAGAIIMLIFGYNPIDGYVALWQGAFGDLYFIGETVRQVTPLLLTGLAVAFAFRAGLFNIGAEGQVIVGWLAAVWIGISMDAPIYIHLPIAIIAAALAGALWGFIPGLLKASLGVHEVIVTIMLNYVALYSSNAIVRSVLSDNEDKTENVAASASLASEWLQGLTYFSRIHYGILIALLIAILMWFIIERTTIGYELKSVGFNQHASKYAGMSVKRNIILAMVISGAFAGLAGSMEGLGTFQHITVQNGFTNLGFDGIAVALLGANTAIGVVLAAFLFGALKVGALNMPTEAGVPTELVDIIIALIIFSIASSYIIRLLILRFKKEGK
- a CDS encoding ABC transporter permease gives rise to the protein MGFVELLQSIIPPALFFSAPLIFTALGGVFSERSGVVNIGLEGLMVMGAFVGIVFNLTFADVFGVWTPWISIIIATIISAIFSIIHAVASVSFRANQVVSGVAINFLALGLGVFLTKQWFGKGQTDMVSQPFYTTDIPILANIPIIGPILFQNIYVSSYLAIILAFVAWFILYKTPFGLRLRAVGEHPMAADTNGINVSKMRYIAVIVSGAMGGLGGSVFALTIALNFSHATIVGQGFMALAAVIFGKWHPLGAMGAALFFGFAQSLSVIGGGIPLLADVPQVFLLIAPYVLTILALAGFIGRAEAPRANGEPYIKGSR